Proteins from a single region of Punica granatum isolate Tunisia-2019 chromosome 8, ASM765513v2, whole genome shotgun sequence:
- the LOC116189522 gene encoding probable zinc metalloprotease EGY2, chloroplastic isoform X1, with product MMSSSAATFRGHLVTISRCSSCCDLLFQPCFASAAFPHRSILKLQKLSSSTVRVCRPREVLCRLADTETEPESNDDKEEEAHEDDENPPSGGSLMEEEQADSRPSINDAVNKAEGGAQQGVDDEPIASGSPLPGLRPQQLDESMRIPKETIDILKDQVFGFDTFFVTSQEPYEGGVLFKGNLRGKPATSYEKITIRMQNNFGDQYKLFLLINPEDDKPVAVVVPRKTLQPETTAVPEWFAAGAFGLVTVFTLLLRNVPALQSNLLNSFDNLELLKDGIPGALMTALILGVHELGHFLVANSVGVKLGVPYFVPSWQIGSFGAITRIVNIVPKREDLLKVAGAGPLAGFSLGLILLLLGFILPPADGIGVIVDASVFHESFLAGGIAKLLLGDVLKEGTPLSVNPLVLWAWAGLLINAINSIPAGETDGGRISFAIWGRKASARFTAASIVLLGLSSLFNDVAFYWVVLIFFLQRGPIAPLSEEITDPEDKYVALGILVLLLGLLVCLPYPFPFTDETMIGF from the exons ATGATGAGCTCCTCCGCCGCAACGTTTCGCGGCCATCTGGTGACAATCTCGCGGTGCAGCTCCTGCTGCGACCTGCTGTTCCAGCCTTGTTTCGCCTCCGCCGCATTTCCCCACCGGAGCATTTTGAAGCTTCAGAAGTTGTCTAG TTCTACGGTGAGAGTTTGCCGACCGAGGGAGGTTTTGTGCAGACTGGCCGACACGGAGACAGAACCGGAGAGCAATGACGATAAG GAAGAAGAAGCACATGAAGATGATGAAAATCCGCCTTCGGGTGGTTCTTTGATGGAAGAGGAGCAGGCTGACTCTCGGCCTTCCATCAATGATGCAGTGAATAAGGCTGAAGGTGGTGCCCAG CAGGGTGTTGATGATGAACCAATTGCAAGTGGGTCACCTTTGCCTGGTCTGAGG CCTCAGCAACTGGATGAGTCTATGAGAATCCCGAAAGAAACAATTGATATTCTTAAGGATCAAGTATTTGGTTTTGATACCTTTTTCGTTACCAGCCAGGAGCCATATGAG GGCGGTGTGCTGTTCAAAGGTAATCTAAGAGGGAAGCCTGCTACGAGCTATGAAAAGATAACAATAAGGATGCAG aacaattttggAGATCAATATAAGCTTTTCCTGCTAATCAATCCCGAGGATGATAAACCTGTTGCAGTTGTTGTTCCAAGAAAGACCTTGCAGCCGGAGACAACTG CGGTCCCTGAATGGTTTGCTGCCGGTGCATTTGGATTAGTGACAGTGTTCACCTTGCTTCTCAGAAATGTACCTGCATTGCAGTCCAACTTATT GAACTCTTTTGACAATCTTGAGTTGTTAAAGGATGGGATACCCGGAGCACTCATGACTGCCCTTATTCTAGGGGTTCACGAACTTGGCCATTTCTTGGTGGCAAATAGTGTTGGAGTCAAGCTTGGAGTCCCATACTTTGTCCCCAGTTGGCAG ATAGGCTCTTTTGGGGCAATAACAAGGATTGTGAATATCGTACCCAAGCGTGAAGATCTTCTGAAGGTTGCAGGAGCTGGTCCTTTAGCAGGATTTTCCTTGGGCCTCATTCTTTTGCTATTGGGTTTCATTTTGCCTCCTGCTGATGGCATTGGTGTTATAGTCGATGCGTCTGTGTTCCACGAGTCCTTTCTTGCTGGTGGAATAG CTAAGCTCCTTCTTGGTGATGTTCTGAAGGAAGGGACTCCCTTATCTGTCAACCCACTTGTTCTATGGGCATGGGCTGGACTTCTCATCAATGCTATTAACAGCATCCCTGCCGGTGAAACCGATGGAGGGCGAATATCTTTTGCCATTTGGGGAAGAAAG GCCTCTGCTCGATTCACAGCTGCCTCAATCGTGCTTCTCGGGCTGTCTTCCCTATTCAATGATGTGGCATTCTACTGGGTAGTTCTGATCTTCTTTCTACAAAGGGGCCCGATAGCTCCCCTTTCTGAGGAAATCACCGATCCTGAAGACAAGTATGTTGCCCTCGGAATATTAGTTTTGTTGTTAGGATTGCTGGTATGCTTACCCTACCCTTTTCCATTCACAGATGAAACAATGATCGGTTTCTAG
- the LOC116189522 gene encoding probable zinc metalloprotease EGY2, chloroplastic isoform X2: MMSSSAATFRGHLVTISRCSSCCDLLFQPCFASAAFPHRSILKLQKLSSSTVRVCRPREVLCRLADTETEPESNDDKEEEAHEDDENPPSGGSLMEEEQADSRPSINDAVNKAEGGAQGVDDEPIASGSPLPGLRPQQLDESMRIPKETIDILKDQVFGFDTFFVTSQEPYEGGVLFKGNLRGKPATSYEKITIRMQNNFGDQYKLFLLINPEDDKPVAVVVPRKTLQPETTAVPEWFAAGAFGLVTVFTLLLRNVPALQSNLLNSFDNLELLKDGIPGALMTALILGVHELGHFLVANSVGVKLGVPYFVPSWQIGSFGAITRIVNIVPKREDLLKVAGAGPLAGFSLGLILLLLGFILPPADGIGVIVDASVFHESFLAGGIAKLLLGDVLKEGTPLSVNPLVLWAWAGLLINAINSIPAGETDGGRISFAIWGRKASARFTAASIVLLGLSSLFNDVAFYWVVLIFFLQRGPIAPLSEEITDPEDKYVALGILVLLLGLLVCLPYPFPFTDETMIGF, from the exons ATGATGAGCTCCTCCGCCGCAACGTTTCGCGGCCATCTGGTGACAATCTCGCGGTGCAGCTCCTGCTGCGACCTGCTGTTCCAGCCTTGTTTCGCCTCCGCCGCATTTCCCCACCGGAGCATTTTGAAGCTTCAGAAGTTGTCTAG TTCTACGGTGAGAGTTTGCCGACCGAGGGAGGTTTTGTGCAGACTGGCCGACACGGAGACAGAACCGGAGAGCAATGACGATAAG GAAGAAGAAGCACATGAAGATGATGAAAATCCGCCTTCGGGTGGTTCTTTGATGGAAGAGGAGCAGGCTGACTCTCGGCCTTCCATCAATGATGCAGTGAATAAGGCTGAAGGTGGTGCCCAG GGTGTTGATGATGAACCAATTGCAAGTGGGTCACCTTTGCCTGGTCTGAGG CCTCAGCAACTGGATGAGTCTATGAGAATCCCGAAAGAAACAATTGATATTCTTAAGGATCAAGTATTTGGTTTTGATACCTTTTTCGTTACCAGCCAGGAGCCATATGAG GGCGGTGTGCTGTTCAAAGGTAATCTAAGAGGGAAGCCTGCTACGAGCTATGAAAAGATAACAATAAGGATGCAG aacaattttggAGATCAATATAAGCTTTTCCTGCTAATCAATCCCGAGGATGATAAACCTGTTGCAGTTGTTGTTCCAAGAAAGACCTTGCAGCCGGAGACAACTG CGGTCCCTGAATGGTTTGCTGCCGGTGCATTTGGATTAGTGACAGTGTTCACCTTGCTTCTCAGAAATGTACCTGCATTGCAGTCCAACTTATT GAACTCTTTTGACAATCTTGAGTTGTTAAAGGATGGGATACCCGGAGCACTCATGACTGCCCTTATTCTAGGGGTTCACGAACTTGGCCATTTCTTGGTGGCAAATAGTGTTGGAGTCAAGCTTGGAGTCCCATACTTTGTCCCCAGTTGGCAG ATAGGCTCTTTTGGGGCAATAACAAGGATTGTGAATATCGTACCCAAGCGTGAAGATCTTCTGAAGGTTGCAGGAGCTGGTCCTTTAGCAGGATTTTCCTTGGGCCTCATTCTTTTGCTATTGGGTTTCATTTTGCCTCCTGCTGATGGCATTGGTGTTATAGTCGATGCGTCTGTGTTCCACGAGTCCTTTCTTGCTGGTGGAATAG CTAAGCTCCTTCTTGGTGATGTTCTGAAGGAAGGGACTCCCTTATCTGTCAACCCACTTGTTCTATGGGCATGGGCTGGACTTCTCATCAATGCTATTAACAGCATCCCTGCCGGTGAAACCGATGGAGGGCGAATATCTTTTGCCATTTGGGGAAGAAAG GCCTCTGCTCGATTCACAGCTGCCTCAATCGTGCTTCTCGGGCTGTCTTCCCTATTCAATGATGTGGCATTCTACTGGGTAGTTCTGATCTTCTTTCTACAAAGGGGCCCGATAGCTCCCCTTTCTGAGGAAATCACCGATCCTGAAGACAAGTATGTTGCCCTCGGAATATTAGTTTTGTTGTTAGGATTGCTGGTATGCTTACCCTACCCTTTTCCATTCACAGATGAAACAATGATCGGTTTCTAG